One segment of Rhodanobacter thiooxydans DNA contains the following:
- the phoR gene encoding phosphate regulon sensor histidine kinase PhoR gives MTPPTTPSWKLPAALAAALCAGAMLGWLAGGRVATGIAVVAVAEVVLLLTRIRHQAQAMMTTPTAASPLQHDRFMTRSRRIASSLRDLRNAASQLPDAVVLLDRQQQIRWFNHAAENLLGLRRPDDRGAPLQQRMAGSELASWLREGAREPLTDTTAPGRADSQLNVSLLPFGDHEQLLLAHDISHQNRLEQVRRDFVANVSHELRTPLTVIHGYLELLDPEDVPELAPVLGEMRTQSKRMGQIVEDLLTLSRLETQHEVAEERVPMAALLATVRKEAEALSQGRHRIVLEATAEADLLGSPKDLHSALSNLASNAVRYTPAGGSITIRWQRVPDGAVYSVSDTGFGIPASHLVRLTERFYRVSSSRSRESGGTGLGLSIVKHVLNLHQAQLKIESAPGVGSTFACHFGAARLLAPGGSDES, from the coding sequence ATGACTCCGCCCACCACGCCCTCCTGGAAACTGCCCGCGGCACTCGCCGCGGCGCTGTGCGCCGGCGCCATGCTGGGCTGGCTCGCCGGCGGGCGCGTGGCGACGGGCATCGCCGTGGTTGCGGTGGCCGAAGTCGTCTTGCTGCTGACCCGGATCCGTCATCAAGCGCAGGCCATGATGACGACACCGACTGCTGCCAGCCCTCTCCAGCATGACCGTTTCATGACGCGCTCCCGCCGCATTGCCTCCTCCCTGCGTGACCTCCGCAACGCCGCCAGCCAGTTGCCCGATGCGGTGGTGCTGCTCGACCGCCAGCAGCAGATCCGCTGGTTCAATCACGCCGCCGAGAATCTGCTCGGGCTGCGCCGCCCGGACGACCGCGGCGCGCCGCTGCAGCAGCGGATGGCCGGCTCGGAGCTGGCCAGCTGGCTGCGCGAGGGCGCGCGCGAGCCGCTCACCGACACCACCGCCCCCGGTCGGGCGGACAGCCAGCTCAACGTCAGCCTGCTGCCGTTCGGCGATCACGAACAGTTGCTGCTGGCGCACGACATCAGCCACCAGAACCGGCTCGAACAGGTACGCCGCGACTTCGTGGCGAACGTGTCGCACGAGTTGCGCACGCCGCTGACGGTGATCCACGGCTACCTTGAACTGCTCGACCCGGAAGACGTGCCCGAGCTGGCGCCGGTGCTCGGTGAAATGCGCACCCAGTCGAAGCGGATGGGGCAGATCGTGGAAGACCTGCTGACCCTGTCGCGGCTGGAGACCCAGCACGAAGTGGCCGAAGAACGCGTGCCGATGGCGGCGTTGCTGGCCACCGTGCGCAAGGAAGCCGAGGCGCTCAGCCAGGGCCGCCACCGCATCGTGCTGGAAGCCACCGCCGAGGCGGACCTGCTCGGCTCGCCGAAGGACCTGCACAGTGCGCTGTCGAACCTGGCCAGCAACGCGGTGCGCTACACCCCGGCCGGCGGCAGCATCACCATCCGCTGGCAGCGCGTGCCCGACGGCGCGGTGTACTCGGTCAGCGACACCGGCTTCGGCATTCCGGCCTCGCACCTGGTCCGGCTCACCGAACGCTTCTACCGGGTCTCCTCCAGCCGCTCTCGCGAAAGCGGCGGCACCGGACTGGGCCTGTCGATCGTCAAGCACGTGCTGAATCTGCACCAGGCGCAACTGAAGATCGAGAGCGCGCCGGGCGTCGGCTCCACCTTCGCCTGCCATTTCGGCGCAGCCCGGCTGCTCGCTCCAGGCGGCAGCGACGAGAGCTGA
- the phoB gene encoding phosphate regulon transcriptional regulator PhoB encodes MHKRILIVEDETSIREMIAFALRKAGMDAMQAADARAAQLALAEQVPDLILLDWMLPGMSGLELARRLRKEELSREIPIIMLTARGEEMDRVNGLEAGVDDYVVKPFSTRELVARIKAVLRRSQGDDGSGMVELGGLRIDGPAHRVFAGDAAVPIGPTEYRLLYFFMTHPERVYSRTQLLDHVWGGSVYVEERTVDVHIRRLRKTLEPWKLDELVQTVRGTGYRFSTST; translated from the coding sequence GTGCACAAACGCATCCTGATCGTTGAAGACGAGACCTCCATCCGCGAAATGATCGCCTTCGCCCTGCGCAAGGCCGGCATGGACGCGATGCAGGCTGCCGACGCCCGTGCCGCCCAGCTGGCGCTCGCCGAACAGGTACCCGACCTGATCCTGCTCGACTGGATGCTGCCGGGCATGAGCGGCCTCGAACTGGCCCGGCGCCTGCGCAAGGAAGAACTCAGCCGCGAGATCCCGATCATCATGCTCACCGCGCGCGGCGAGGAAATGGACCGCGTCAACGGCCTCGAGGCCGGCGTCGACGACTACGTGGTCAAGCCGTTCTCGACCCGCGAACTGGTCGCCCGCATCAAGGCTGTGCTGCGGCGCAGCCAGGGCGATGACGGCTCCGGCATGGTCGAGCTGGGCGGCCTGCGCATCGACGGCCCGGCGCACCGGGTATTCGCCGGCGACGCAGCGGTGCCGATCGGCCCTACCGAATACCGCCTGCTGTATTTCTTCATGACCCACCCCGAGCGCGTCTACTCGCGCACGCAACTGCTCGACCATGTCTGGGGCGGCAGCGTGTACGTGGAGGAACGCACCGTCGACGTGCACATCCGCCGCCTGCGCAAGACGCTGGAACCATGGAAGCTGGACGAACTGGTGCAGACCGTGCGCGGCACCGGCTACCGCTTCTCGACCAGTACCTGA
- a CDS encoding M48 family metalloprotease — MSMAPRRPAPRLLMALISAGLACAAGAQQDVRLPDLGSSANALISPQEAQDYGASMLRQMRALDMVVDDPLLDDYINDLGYRLVASSDKPKEHFAFFIVKDQEINAFAAPGGYIAVNAGLITITRDESELAGVVAHEIGHITQNHLQRAFEDSKKDAPLMALVLLGAIAAGASSHSGDAPMAVLAGGQGLIAQKSINFTRKDEIEADRVGIQTLARAGFDPNAMAGFFQRMQDVMSAGAGGEDVPALLQTHPVTTMRISDAKARAGALIAAQKLRPAGTAMDKLQWEKSTAPIAFVKDPATLVAAPASGSLDNYALMRERVRVLAGDATKLATYYGASLQTRPEFNTPANRYGYALALTRSGRGAAAAEQLQPLLQAHPESLVLQLALADAHLQAGQRAAALAAYAGLNTQSPRNRAVALAYAKALTAGGDQRQAHLAADLLRPLLDNASEPEIYSTYARASDKAGDSVRAGEAFADASYYSGRPYDAMEQLKRLLKRDDLDYYARVRIQARIAELTPLVLELHKRKIKTEDSPGDGSRQ; from the coding sequence ATGAGCATGGCACCACGACGACCCGCACCGCGCCTGCTGATGGCGCTGATCAGCGCCGGACTGGCTTGCGCCGCCGGCGCCCAGCAGGACGTGCGCCTGCCCGACCTGGGCAGTTCGGCGAACGCGCTGATCTCGCCGCAGGAAGCGCAGGATTACGGCGCCTCCATGCTGCGCCAGATGCGCGCGCTGGACATGGTGGTGGACGATCCGCTGCTGGACGACTACATCAACGACCTCGGCTACCGGCTGGTCGCCAGCAGTGACAAACCGAAGGAACACTTCGCGTTCTTCATCGTCAAGGACCAGGAAATCAACGCGTTCGCCGCGCCCGGCGGCTACATCGCGGTGAACGCCGGGCTGATCACGATCACCCGCGACGAGAGCGAGCTGGCCGGCGTGGTCGCCCACGAAATCGGCCACATCACCCAGAACCACCTGCAACGCGCGTTCGAGGACTCGAAGAAGGACGCACCGCTGATGGCGCTGGTGCTGCTGGGCGCGATTGCCGCCGGTGCCAGCAGCCACAGCGGCGACGCGCCGATGGCGGTGCTGGCCGGCGGCCAGGGCCTGATCGCGCAGAAGTCGATCAACTTCACCCGCAAGGACGAGATCGAGGCCGACCGCGTCGGCATCCAGACCCTGGCCAGGGCCGGCTTCGACCCGAACGCGATGGCCGGCTTCTTCCAGCGCATGCAGGACGTCATGAGCGCCGGCGCCGGTGGCGAGGACGTGCCGGCCCTGCTGCAGACGCACCCGGTGACGACGATGCGCATCAGCGACGCGAAGGCGCGCGCCGGCGCGCTGATCGCCGCGCAGAAGCTGCGCCCCGCCGGCACCGCGATGGACAAGCTGCAGTGGGAGAAAAGCACCGCGCCGATCGCCTTCGTGAAGGATCCCGCCACGCTGGTCGCCGCACCGGCGAGCGGCAGCCTGGACAACTACGCCCTGATGCGCGAGCGGGTGCGCGTGCTGGCCGGTGATGCGACCAAGCTGGCCACCTACTACGGCGCCAGCCTGCAGACCCGGCCGGAGTTCAACACCCCGGCGAACCGCTACGGCTACGCGCTGGCGCTTACCCGCAGCGGCCGCGGCGCCGCGGCGGCCGAGCAATTGCAGCCGCTGCTGCAGGCGCACCCTGAAAGCCTGGTGCTGCAGCTGGCGCTGGCCGACGCCCACCTGCAGGCCGGGCAGCGCGCCGCGGCGCTGGCGGCGTATGCCGGGCTCAACACCCAGTCGCCCCGCAACCGCGCGGTCGCGCTCGCCTATGCCAAGGCACTCACCGCCGGCGGCGACCAGCGGCAGGCCCACCTCGCTGCCGACCTGCTGCGGCCACTGCTGGACAACGCCAGCGAGCCGGAGATCTACAGCACCTACGCCCGCGCCAGCGACAAGGCCGGCGACAGCGTGCGCGCCGGCGAGGCCTTCGCCGACGCCAGCTACTACTCCGGCCGTCCGTACGATGCGATGGAGCAGCTCAAGCGGCTGCTCAAGCGTGACGACCTGGACTACTACGCGCGAGTGCGCATCCAGGCGCGCATCGCCGAACTGACCCCGCTGGTACTGGAGCTGCACAAACGCAAGATCAAGACCGAAGACAGCCCGGGCGACGGTTCCCGGCAGTAG
- the grxC gene encoding glutaredoxin 3, giving the protein MSKIEVYSTAVCPYCVAAKNLLKAKGLEWTEVRVDTDPAQRDAMLARSGGRRTVPQIFINDRHVGGYDDLVAADRSGKLAELLEQVA; this is encoded by the coding sequence ATGTCCAAGATCGAGGTCTATTCCACCGCGGTATGCCCGTACTGCGTGGCGGCCAAGAACCTGCTCAAGGCCAAGGGGCTGGAGTGGACCGAGGTGCGCGTCGATACCGATCCGGCGCAGCGTGACGCTATGCTGGCACGCAGCGGCGGCCGCCGCACGGTGCCGCAGATCTTCATCAACGACCGGCACGTGGGCGGCTACGACGACCTGGTCGCCGCCGATCGCAGCGGCAAGCTGGCCGAGCTGCTGGAGCAGGTGGCATGA
- a CDS encoding carboxymuconolactone decarboxylase family protein: MSDKLAEFTAFRQRMNERILAEDNQVVRRFFALDTQTYKAGALDVKTKEMLGLVASMVLRCDDCISYHVAQCKDAGVQRDEFFEVFSVGLVVGGSIVIPHLRRAVDLLDQLESGAEGGPACADHAGA; encoded by the coding sequence ATGAGCGACAAACTTGCCGAATTCACCGCGTTCCGCCAGCGCATGAACGAGCGCATCCTGGCCGAGGACAACCAGGTCGTGCGGCGCTTCTTCGCGCTGGACACGCAGACCTACAAGGCCGGCGCGCTGGACGTGAAGACCAAGGAGATGCTGGGCCTGGTCGCCTCGATGGTGCTGCGCTGCGACGACTGCATCAGCTACCACGTGGCCCAGTGCAAGGACGCCGGCGTGCAGCGCGACGAGTTCTTCGAGGTGTTCAGCGTGGGCCTGGTGGTGGGCGGCTCGATCGTGATCCCGCACCTGCGCCGCGCGGTGGACCTGCTCGACCAGCTGGAGTCGGGCGCCGAGGGTGGCCCCGCCTGCGCCGACCACGCCGGAGCATAG
- a CDS encoding isocitrate dehydrogenase produces MSKTIAVIPGDGIGPEIMTATLRVLDALNCGLKYDFVDAGMVALEKHGDLLPKATLDKIAEHKVALKGPLTTPIGGGFTSVNVTLRRHFDLYANVRPAVSFPGTRSRYENIDIITVRENTEGAYRSEGQTLSEDGEIAESVARNTRRGSSRIVRYAFELAVKKGRKKVTAVHKANILKTSSGLFLNVAREIAKEYPQIEFNEMIVDNTCMQLVMKPEQFDVIVTTNLFGDILSDLCAGLVGGLGLAPGDNIGEGAAIFEAVHGSAPDIAGKGIANPCALLLAAADMLDYLDMVAKGDKLRQAIRDTMTNDRDSVTPDLGGKGSTDSFADAIVKRLAA; encoded by the coding sequence ATGAGCAAGACGATTGCCGTGATCCCCGGCGATGGCATCGGCCCGGAGATCATGACCGCCACGCTGCGCGTGCTCGACGCGCTGAACTGCGGCCTGAAGTACGACTTCGTCGACGCCGGCATGGTCGCGCTGGAGAAGCACGGCGACCTGCTGCCCAAGGCCACGCTGGACAAGATCGCCGAGCACAAGGTCGCGTTGAAAGGCCCGCTGACCACGCCGATCGGCGGTGGCTTCACCTCGGTCAACGTGACCCTGCGCCGCCACTTCGACCTGTACGCGAACGTGCGCCCGGCGGTGAGCTTCCCCGGCACCAGGTCGCGCTACGAGAACATCGACATCATCACCGTGCGCGAGAACACCGAGGGCGCCTACCGCTCCGAAGGTCAGACGCTGTCCGAGGACGGCGAGATCGCCGAGTCGGTGGCCCGCAACACGCGCCGTGGCAGCAGCCGGATCGTGCGCTACGCGTTCGAGCTGGCGGTGAAGAAGGGCCGCAAGAAGGTCACCGCGGTGCACAAGGCGAACATCCTGAAGACCAGTTCGGGCCTGTTCCTCAACGTGGCACGCGAGATTGCCAAGGAATACCCGCAGATCGAGTTCAACGAGATGATCGTGGACAACACCTGCATGCAGCTGGTGATGAAGCCGGAGCAGTTCGACGTGATCGTCACCACGAACCTGTTCGGCGACATCCTCTCGGACCTGTGCGCCGGCCTGGTCGGCGGCCTTGGCCTGGCGCCGGGCGACAACATCGGCGAGGGCGCGGCGATCTTCGAGGCGGTGCATGGCTCGGCGCCGGACATCGCGGGCAAGGGCATCGCCAACCCGTGCGCGCTGCTGCTGGCTGCCGCCGACATGCTCGACTACCTGGACATGGTCGCCAAGGGCGACAAGCTGCGCCAGGCGATCCGCGACACCATGACGAATGATCGCGACAGCGTGACGCCGGACCTCGGCGGCAAGGGCAGCACAGACAGCTTCGCCGATGCGATCGTGAAGCGCCTCGCGGCCTGA
- a CDS encoding carboxymuconolactone decarboxylase family protein — protein sequence MPRFNVYKRPDATRPLLALADYVKNSGLEQSLIELVLMRASQLNGCAYCLDMHSKDARAASETEQRLYVLQAWREAPFYSQRERAALAWCEAVTRLDPIHGVPDGVHEQARAEFSEAELIDLNMAVILINSWNRIAIPSRADAGSYQPAKH from the coding sequence ATGCCCCGTTTCAATGTCTACAAACGCCCCGATGCCACCAGGCCGTTGCTCGCCCTGGCCGACTACGTCAAGAACTCCGGCCTCGAGCAAAGCCTGATCGAACTGGTGTTGATGCGTGCCTCGCAGCTCAACGGTTGCGCCTACTGCCTGGACATGCACAGCAAGGACGCCCGCGCCGCCAGCGAAACCGAGCAGCGCCTGTACGTGCTGCAGGCGTGGCGCGAGGCGCCGTTCTACAGCCAGCGCGAGCGCGCCGCGCTGGCCTGGTGCGAGGCAGTGACCCGGCTCGACCCGATCCACGGCGTGCCGGACGGCGTCCACGAACAGGCCCGCGCCGAGTTCAGCGAAGCCGAACTGATCGACCTCAACATGGCGGTCATCCTGATCAACAGCTGGAACCGCATCGCCATCCCGTCGCGTGCGGACGCGGGCAGTTACCAGCCAGCGAAGCACTGA
- the sigJ gene encoding RNA polymerase sigma factor SigJ, with protein MDSQTALFQQHRQRLFGLAYRMLGTPSDAEDVLHDTWLRWHAQDVDALDDPEAWLVTVTTRIALDRLRRARTERAHYTGPWLPEPLVPDAEHPEATLERGETIAMSFLLLLERLSPEERAAFLLFEVFDYSHAEAAAILGIGEDACRQRVHRAKTRLREGRPRFSADVRARQRMIQRFTEALKNPDLESLRALFAEDAIAISDGGGVVRAVLRPLQGADRLARLYTQIATRFYSRTDVRFTTTLLNGEPVLLAWTDETLVSATWIECEGDRITTTLALRHPAKLARLAMVTKGGVATSLH; from the coding sequence ATGGATTCGCAAACCGCCCTGTTCCAGCAGCATCGCCAGCGCCTGTTCGGCCTGGCCTACCGCATGCTCGGCACGCCCAGCGACGCCGAGGACGTACTGCACGACACGTGGCTGCGCTGGCATGCGCAGGACGTCGACGCGCTGGATGACCCGGAGGCCTGGCTGGTCACCGTCACCACCCGCATCGCACTGGATCGACTGCGCCGCGCCAGGACCGAGCGCGCGCACTACACCGGTCCCTGGTTGCCCGAGCCGCTGGTGCCGGACGCGGAACATCCCGAAGCGACGCTGGAACGTGGCGAAACGATCGCCATGTCCTTCCTGCTGCTGCTCGAACGGCTGAGCCCGGAGGAGCGTGCCGCCTTTCTGCTGTTCGAGGTGTTCGACTACAGCCACGCGGAGGCCGCGGCGATCCTGGGCATTGGCGAGGACGCCTGCCGCCAGCGCGTGCACCGCGCGAAGACGCGCCTGCGCGAGGGACGCCCACGCTTCAGCGCGGACGTACGGGCCAGGCAGCGCATGATCCAGCGCTTCACCGAGGCGCTGAAGAACCCCGACCTGGAATCGCTGCGCGCGCTGTTCGCCGAAGATGCCATTGCCATTTCCGACGGCGGAGGCGTCGTGCGCGCCGTACTGCGCCCCCTGCAAGGCGCCGACCGCCTGGCCCGGCTCTACACGCAGATCGCGACCCGCTTCTATTCACGGACCGACGTGCGTTTCACCACCACCCTCCTCAATGGCGAACCCGTGCTGCTGGCATGGACCGACGAGACGCTGGTCAGCGCGACCTGGATCGAGTGCGAAGGCGATCGCATCACCACCACGCTCGCCTTGCGCCACCCGGCAAAACTGGCTCGCCTGGCGATGGTCACGAAGGGCGGGGTCGCAACGTCCTTGCATTGA
- a CDS encoding aspartyl/asparaginyl beta-hydroxylase domain-containing protein, protein MILTPRLVLLALFAFFALCVLLVHLRGRVRLRFDRQLVDHSAVFAPYNLLMYAFSAVPAKPILDRRGFPELDLLQANWQAIRDEALHLTDQGHIRGTSRNDDASFNSFIKQGWKRFYLKWYGEPLASAQALCPKTVELLNAIPGIKAAMFATLAPNSKLNPHRDPFAGSLRYHLGLITPNSRDCRIFVDGEEHAWGDGKDVVFDETYVHWVENKTDQTRVILFADVERPLRTRWMSAVNHRVGAFMGRITASPNSDAGTEKTGFINRLYAWSQRKGAMHHWKAAFKRRHRKLYKAGKYAGILLLMWLIFLAPWPLFR, encoded by the coding sequence ATGATCCTCACTCCCCGCCTCGTCCTGCTGGCCCTGTTCGCCTTCTTCGCGCTGTGCGTGCTGCTGGTGCATTTGCGCGGCCGCGTGCGCCTGCGCTTCGATCGCCAGCTGGTGGACCACTCGGCGGTGTTCGCGCCGTACAACCTGCTGATGTATGCGTTCTCGGCGGTGCCGGCCAAGCCCATTCTCGATCGTCGCGGTTTTCCCGAGCTGGACCTGCTGCAGGCGAACTGGCAGGCCATCCGCGATGAAGCCTTGCACCTGACCGACCAGGGCCACATCCGCGGCACCAGCCGGAACGACGACGCCAGCTTCAACAGTTTCATCAAGCAGGGCTGGAAGCGCTTCTACCTCAAGTGGTATGGCGAGCCGCTGGCCTCGGCACAGGCGCTGTGCCCGAAGACGGTCGAACTGCTCAACGCCATTCCCGGCATCAAGGCAGCGATGTTTGCCACGCTGGCGCCGAACAGCAAACTCAACCCGCATCGCGATCCGTTCGCCGGCTCGCTGCGCTACCACCTGGGTCTGATCACGCCGAACTCGCGCGACTGCCGCATCTTCGTCGACGGCGAGGAACACGCCTGGGGCGACGGCAAGGACGTGGTGTTCGACGAGACCTACGTGCACTGGGTGGAGAACAAGACCGACCAGACCCGGGTGATCCTGTTCGCCGACGTGGAGCGCCCGCTGCGCACGCGCTGGATGAGCGCGGTCAACCATCGCGTGGGCGCGTTCATGGGCAGGATCACCGCCTCGCCCAACAGCGACGCCGGCACCGAGAAGACCGGCTTCATCAACCGCCTGTACGCATGGAGCCAGCGCAAGGGCGCCATGCACCACTGGAAGGCGGCGTTCAAGCGGCGGCACAGGAAGCTGTACAAGGCCGGCAAGTACGCCGGCATCCTGCTGCTGATGTGGCTGATTTTCCTGGCGCCCTGGCCGCTGTTCCGCTAG
- a CDS encoding class I SAM-dependent methyltransferase encodes MSLKSFAYRHRLPAKRAIAALARSLPATARRRLLAMAERIAFSVTPQYQGETLPPIFEYWSGRFLAPDAQRLGIGSPEGFFLDHIRRRATGTNAPVRVLSAGTGSCGMEIALAAQLQADGVATQFTCLDFNPSLMRRAATTAQERGVDATMTFEARDCNLPFELPGQDVIIVIQFFHHVTELETFCGSLRRSLAAHGVLLSSDIIGRNGHQLWPDVETAVQEAWATLPTDKRHDRHFNTASPHYRPINHAAYSNEGVRAQDIVGCLLAEFDFELFFSFGGAIMPFVERRVGFNFDPQLAEDRGWIDRLHAIDAAALAAGRYPAANMIAALHHKGAAVQPVFEPISPQRHVELTQEQQVKATPAPR; translated from the coding sequence ATGTCGTTGAAGAGTTTCGCCTACCGCCACCGGCTGCCGGCCAAGCGCGCCATTGCGGCGCTGGCACGCTCGCTGCCCGCAACGGCTCGCCGTCGACTGCTGGCCATGGCCGAGCGCATTGCGTTCAGCGTCACCCCGCAATACCAGGGCGAAACGCTGCCGCCGATCTTCGAGTACTGGTCGGGGCGCTTCCTGGCGCCGGACGCGCAGCGGCTGGGCATCGGCTCGCCGGAAGGCTTCTTCCTCGACCACATTCGGCGCCGTGCAACCGGCACAAACGCACCGGTGCGCGTGCTCAGCGCCGGCACCGGTTCTTGCGGCATGGAGATCGCGCTGGCTGCGCAGTTGCAGGCAGACGGCGTCGCGACACAATTCACTTGCCTGGACTTCAACCCCTCACTGATGCGCCGCGCCGCCACCACGGCACAGGAACGCGGCGTCGATGCGACGATGACATTCGAGGCACGCGACTGCAACCTGCCGTTCGAACTACCCGGGCAGGACGTCATCATCGTCATCCAGTTCTTCCACCACGTCACCGAACTGGAAACCTTCTGCGGATCGCTGCGCCGTTCGCTGGCCGCGCACGGCGTGCTGCTCAGCTCCGACATCATCGGCCGCAACGGCCACCAGTTGTGGCCCGACGTGGAAACCGCGGTGCAGGAAGCGTGGGCGACTCTGCCGACGGACAAGCGCCACGATCGCCATTTCAATACGGCATCGCCGCATTACCGCCCGATAAATCATGCCGCGTATTCCAACGAGGGCGTGCGCGCACAGGACATCGTGGGCTGCCTGCTGGCCGAGTTCGATTTCGAGCTGTTCTTCAGCTTCGGCGGCGCGATCATGCCGTTCGTCGAACGGCGGGTCGGCTTCAACTTCGATCCGCAGCTGGCCGAAGACCGCGGATGGATCGACCGCCTGCACGCGATCGACGCGGCTGCCCTCGCCGCCGGCCGCTACCCTGCTGCCAACATGATCGCCGCGCTGCACCACAAGGGCGCTGCCGTCCAGCCGGTATTCGAGCCGATCAGCCCGCAGCGGCACGTCGAGCTGACCCAGGAACAGCAGGTGAAGGCCACGCCCGCTCCGCGCTAG
- a CDS encoding PhoH family protein — MTGSKRIYALDTNVLLHDPTSLFRFEEHDVFIPMTVLEELDEKKKGASEVSRNGRQASRFLNELIERGKQHDLADGLELSNPQGVKLKRGTSVGRLYFQHRTSSNGHAKADNQILAAVIELRDQNPGRDVILVTKDINLRIKASINGLVAEDYENDRALDDFSLLYTGSTALPEDFWDRHPEVRSWTERGRTFYEVKRREEETWYPNECLYLPGENAVELRVLHLDEASATLVLLDDHSHANHHVWGIGARNREQNFALNALMDPDIDFVTLLGNAGTGKTLLALAAGLAQVMDQQRYREIIMTRATVSVGEDIGFLPGTEEEKMTPWMGALTDNLEVLANPEDGGSWGRQATNDLLASRIKIRSLNFMRGRTFLSRYLIIDEAQNLTPKQMKTLITRAGPGTKIVCLGNVEQIDTPYLTETTSGLTYAVDRFKDWEHSAHITLRRGERSRLADFAAEAL; from the coding sequence ATGACCGGAAGCAAGCGCATCTACGCTCTCGACACCAACGTCCTGCTGCATGACCCGACCTCGCTGTTCCGCTTCGAGGAACACGACGTCTTCATCCCGATGACCGTGCTGGAGGAACTGGACGAAAAGAAGAAAGGCGCCTCCGAAGTCTCGCGCAACGGCCGCCAGGCCAGCCGCTTCCTCAACGAGCTGATCGAGCGCGGCAAGCAGCACGACCTCGCCGACGGCCTGGAACTGAGCAACCCGCAGGGCGTCAAGCTCAAGCGCGGCACCTCGGTCGGCCGGCTGTATTTCCAGCACCGCACCAGCAGCAACGGCCACGCCAAGGCGGACAACCAGATCCTGGCGGCGGTGATCGAGCTGCGCGACCAGAACCCGGGCCGCGACGTGATCCTGGTCACCAAGGACATCAACCTGCGGATCAAGGCCAGCATCAACGGGCTGGTCGCCGAGGACTACGAGAATGACCGCGCACTGGACGACTTCTCCCTGCTCTACACCGGCTCCACCGCGTTGCCGGAGGATTTCTGGGATCGGCACCCGGAGGTACGCTCGTGGACCGAGCGCGGTCGCACGTTCTACGAGGTGAAGCGGCGCGAAGAGGAAACCTGGTACCCGAACGAATGCCTGTATCTGCCCGGCGAGAACGCGGTCGAGCTGCGCGTGCTGCACCTGGACGAGGCCAGCGCCACGCTGGTGCTGCTGGACGACCACTCGCACGCGAACCACCACGTGTGGGGCATCGGCGCGCGCAACCGTGAACAGAACTTCGCGCTCAACGCGCTGATGGACCCGGACATCGACTTCGTCACCCTGCTCGGCAACGCCGGCACCGGCAAGACCTTGCTGGCACTGGCCGCGGGACTGGCCCAGGTGATGGACCAGCAGCGCTACCGCGAGATCATCATGACCCGCGCCACCGTCTCGGTGGGCGAGGACATCGGCTTCCTGCCCGGCACCGAAGAAGAGAAGATGACGCCGTGGATGGGCGCGCTGACCGACAACCTCGAAGTGCTGGCCAATCCGGAGGACGGCGGCAGCTGGGGCCGCCAGGCCACCAACGACCTGCTCGCCTCGCGCATCAAGATCCGCTCGTTGAACTTCATGCGCGGGCGCACCTTCCTGTCCCGTTACCTGATCATCGACGAGGCGCAGAACCTCACCCCGAAGCAAATGAAGACCCTGATCACCCGCGCCGGCCCCGGCACCAAGATCGTCTGCCTGGGCAACGTCGAGCAGATCGACACGCCGTACCTCACTGAAACCACCTCCGGCCTCACCTACGCGGTGGACCGCTTCAAGGACTGGGAGCACTCCGCGCACATCACCCTGCGCCGCGGCGAACGCTCGCGGCTGGCGGATTTCGCGGCAGAGGCGTTGTAA
- a CDS encoding peroxiredoxin produces MPDIGKKAPALSGTTGDGSIIKLADLKGQWVVLYFYPKDSTPGCTSEAQDFRDLYPAFRKRHAQIVGVSRDSAKSHANFAAKQALPFPLVSDADETWCKAFDVIHEKVLYGKRHLGIVRSTFLIDPDGKLAAEWRGVKVPGHAQAVLDAIPAR; encoded by the coding sequence ATGCCAGACATCGGAAAGAAGGCCCCTGCCCTCAGCGGCACCACCGGCGACGGCAGCATCATCAAGCTCGCCGACCTCAAGGGCCAATGGGTGGTGCTGTACTTCTACCCGAAGGATTCCACCCCCGGTTGCACCAGCGAGGCGCAGGATTTCCGCGACCTCTACCCCGCGTTCCGCAAGCGCCATGCGCAGATCGTCGGCGTCTCGCGCGATTCGGCGAAGTCCCACGCCAACTTCGCCGCCAAGCAGGCACTGCCGTTCCCGCTGGTGTCCGATGCCGACGAAACCTGGTGCAAGGCGTTCGACGTGATCCACGAGAAGGTGCTGTACGGCAAGCGCCACCTGGGCATCGTGCGCAGCACCTTCCTGATCGACCCCGACGGCAAGCTCGCCGCCGAATGGCGCGGCGTGAAGGTGCCCGGCCACGCCCAGGCCGTGCTCGACGCCATTCCCGCGCGTTGA